A window of the Paralichthys olivaceus isolate ysfri-2021 chromosome 5, ASM2471397v2, whole genome shotgun sequence genome harbors these coding sequences:
- the unkl gene encoding putative E3 ubiquitin-protein ligase UNKL isoform X1 has product MPSVSKTATSASPQTEKPSHYTYLKEFRTEQCPLFLQHKCTQHRPFTCFHWHFLNQRRRRPIRRRDGTFNYSPDVYCTKYDETTGICPDGDDCPYLHRTTGDTERKYHLRYYKTGTCIHETDARGHCVKNGLHCAFAHGPHDLRPPVYDIREIQAQEALQNGQLGSGEGIPDLQPGVLASQAMIEKTLTEDPRWQDTNFVLANYKTDQCTKPPRLCRQGYACPHYHNSRDRRRNPRKFKYRSTPCPNVKHGDEWGEPSKCESGDSCQYCHSRTEQQFHPEIYKSTKCNDMRQTGYCPRGPFCAFAHVERIPSTEETMSSLLTAIQSSSQSQLGSQQYSECPISEWNSGGNSTTSATSSNGQLGSVSCSNSSTVKPSSGSDSLISPVGSISRPKSLTNSSLCSESTTSSVSSLTSNYPKAPGFEREDQIKNKGQVEQKLMDQEKQMQNTVFSAVNPLASSFTSSITSSLASSIGSDSSSPTTLSTMNAKATPFYPGSNTVESVIGSALDLNFSDINVASLDKELEEQDNSIGLASQRVLVGSAPVNIPGSLARSSSFNSSSSLSTSPLSSLSQSLSQSLLSAAVSQQNQTSNMLTKQELGLLGTPTSSSQNSLGLNGGASNIWDFVSGSFSPSPSPVFSSLTSITSSADLARLFRELDEAKRKIKQWEEAWLQVKQACEACQKEAREAKEQAKTAEAERQMAEQKWEETERKLKELHGDFDVLCRTPGTPLLRSYGELDKLPLSKLHSIQSQLRNDLDLIDGVIYQLQSKKCIVCQKHDRCVVLQPCQHYVLCENCAPSKTECPYCRTKILKW; this is encoded by the exons ATGCCGTCGGTTTCGAAAACGGCGACCAGCGCGTCTCCTCAGACCGAGAAGCCTTCGCACTATAC ATACTTGAAGGAGTTCAGGACGGAGCAGTGCCCCTTGTTCCTCCAGCACAAGTGCACGCAGCACCGACCCTTTACGTGCTTTCACTGGCATTTTCTCAACCAGCGGCGGAGGCGACCCATCCGGAGGAGAGACGGGACGTTCAACTACAGCCCCGACGTGTACTGCACCAAATACGACGAGACCACAGGCATCTGTCCGGATGGAGACGA CTGTCCATATTTACACCGGACCACTGGTGACACAGAGCGCAAGTACCATCTACGCTATTACAAGACAGGCACTTGTATCCATGAGACAGACGCTCGGGGGCACTGTGTGAAGAATGGCCTGCACTGTGCTTTTGCTCACGGGCCACATGATCTCCGACCTCCAGTCTATGATATCAG GGAGATCCAAGCACAAGAGGCCCTTCAAAATGGACAGTTGGGATCCGGGGAAGGAATTCCTGATTTGCAGCCTGGTGTATTAGCCAGCCAAGCTATGATTGAGAAAACTCTGACCGAAGACCCTCGGTGGCAAG aTACCAACTTTGTTTTAGCCAATTACAAAACAGATCAGTGCACTAAGCCCCCAAGACTATGCAGACAGGGCTATGCTTGCCCCCACTACCACAACAGTAGAGATCGAAGACGAAATCCACGAAAGTTCAAATATAG GTCAACCCCTTGCCCAAACGTGAAACATGGTGATGAATGGGGAGAGCCCTCAAAGTGTGAAAGTGGAGACAGTTGTCAGTATTGTCACTCTCGCACAGAACAGCAGTTTCACCCTGAG ATCTACAAATCTACCAAATGCAATGATATGCGACAAACTGGATACTGTCCCAGAGGACCTTTTTGTGCATTTGCACATGTAGAAA GAATTCCCTCCACAGAGGAGACCATGAGTTCTTTGCTAACAGCGATACAGTCGAGTTCACAGTCCCAGCTGGGCTCGCAGCAGTATTCAGAGTGTCCAATCAGTGAGTGGAACAGTGGAGGAAACTCCACCACCAGCGCAACCAGTAGCAACGGACAACTAGGAAGT GTTTCATGTTCTAATAGCTCAACTGTAAAGCCAAGCTCAGGAAGCGACAGTTTGATATCCCCAGTGGGATCCATCAGCAGGCCCAAATCCTTAACTAATAGTAGTTTATGTTCAGAGTCCACCACTTCCAGTGTCTCATCTCTGACGTCTAACTATCCCAAAGCTCCGGGCTTTGAACGTGAGGATCAG ATTAAGAATAAGGGGCAGGTGGAGCAAAAATTGATGGACCaagaaaaacag ATGCAAAACACTGTGTTCTCTGCGGTAAACCCTTTGGCATCAAGCTTTACCTCCAGTATAACATCCAGCTTGGCCTCTAGTATTGGATCAGATAGTTCTTCACCTACCACCTTATCAACAATGAATGCAAAAGCTACTCCTTTCTACCCAGGGAGCAACACGGTGGAGTCTGTCATAG GATCTGCTCTGGACCTCAATTTTAGTGACATTAATGTTGCATCTCTTGATAAGGAGTTAGAGGAGCAAGACAACAGTATTGGGTTGGCAA GTCAAAGAGTGCTCGTTGGTTCAGCTCCCGTTAACATTCCTGGCTCCCTGGCACGATCATCCTCTTTCAATTCCTCATCATCGCTCTCCACCTCCCCGTTAAGCTCTCTCTCCCAGTCCCTATCTCAGTCCCTCCTGTCAGCCGCAGTGTCACAGCAGAATCAAACTTCAAACATGTTAACCAAACAAGAGCTTGGCCTCCTGGGAACACCCACCTCCTCTTCCCAGAACTCTTTGG GTTTGAATGGAGGAGCCAGCAACATTTGGGACTTTGTCAGTGGCAGCTTTTCACCGAGTCCGTCTCCAGTTTTCAGCAGCCTCACCTCCATAACCAGCAGCGCTGATCTGGCCCGCCTTTTCAGAGAGCTAGACGAGGCCAAGAGGAAGATCAAACAATGGGAGGAGGCCTGGCTTCAGGTCAAACAA GCCTGTGAGGCGTGTCAGAAAGAAGCTCGCGAAGCAAAGGAACAAGCAAAAACAGCAGAGGCAGAGCGGCAGATGGCAGAACAGAAATGGGAGGAAACCGAGCGCAAGCTGAAAGAACTCCACGGGGACTTTGATGTGCTTTGTCGCACCCCTGGAACACCTCTTCTGCGTAGCTATGGAGAGCTGGACAAGCTCCCCTTGTCAAAGCTTCACTCCATCCAGAGTCAGCTGCGTAATGACCTAGACCTTATAGACGGG GTAATATATCAGCTTCAGTCAAAGAAATGTATAGTTTGCCAAAAGCATGATCGTTGCGTTGTCCTGCAGCCTTGCCAACATTATGTACTATGTGAGAACTGTGCACCTAGTAAAACAGAATGTCCCTACTGTAGAACAAAGATATTGAAGTGGTGA
- the unkl gene encoding putative E3 ubiquitin-protein ligase UNKL isoform X2 encodes MPSVSKTATSASPQTEKPSHYTYLKEFRTEQCPLFLQHKCTQHRPFTCFHWHFLNQRRRRPIRRRDGTFNYSPDVYCTKYDETTGICPDGDDCPYLHRTTGDTERKYHLRYYKTGTCIHETDARGHCVKNGLHCAFAHGPHDLRPPVYDIREIQAQEALQNGQLGSGEGIPDLQPGVLASQAMIEKTLTEDPRWQDTNFVLANYKTDQCTKPPRLCRQGYACPHYHNSRDRRRNPRKFKYRSTPCPNVKHGDEWGEPSKCESGDSCQYCHSRTEQQFHPEIYKSTKCNDMRQTGYCPRGPFCAFAHVERIPSTEETMSSLLTAIQSSSQSQLGSQQYSECPISEWNSGGNSTTSATSSNGQLGSIKNKGQVEQKLMDQEKQMQNTVFSAVNPLASSFTSSITSSLASSIGSDSSSPTTLSTMNAKATPFYPGSNTVESVIGSALDLNFSDINVASLDKELEEQDNSIGLASQRVLVGSAPVNIPGSLARSSSFNSSSSLSTSPLSSLSQSLSQSLLSAAVSQQNQTSNMLTKQELGLLGTPTSSSQNSLGLNGGASNIWDFVSGSFSPSPSPVFSSLTSITSSADLARLFRELDEAKRKIKQWEEAWLQVKQACEACQKEAREAKEQAKTAEAERQMAEQKWEETERKLKELHGDFDVLCRTPGTPLLRSYGELDKLPLSKLHSIQSQLRNDLDLIDGVIYQLQSKKCIVCQKHDRCVVLQPCQHYVLCENCAPSKTECPYCRTKILKW; translated from the exons ATGCCGTCGGTTTCGAAAACGGCGACCAGCGCGTCTCCTCAGACCGAGAAGCCTTCGCACTATAC ATACTTGAAGGAGTTCAGGACGGAGCAGTGCCCCTTGTTCCTCCAGCACAAGTGCACGCAGCACCGACCCTTTACGTGCTTTCACTGGCATTTTCTCAACCAGCGGCGGAGGCGACCCATCCGGAGGAGAGACGGGACGTTCAACTACAGCCCCGACGTGTACTGCACCAAATACGACGAGACCACAGGCATCTGTCCGGATGGAGACGA CTGTCCATATTTACACCGGACCACTGGTGACACAGAGCGCAAGTACCATCTACGCTATTACAAGACAGGCACTTGTATCCATGAGACAGACGCTCGGGGGCACTGTGTGAAGAATGGCCTGCACTGTGCTTTTGCTCACGGGCCACATGATCTCCGACCTCCAGTCTATGATATCAG GGAGATCCAAGCACAAGAGGCCCTTCAAAATGGACAGTTGGGATCCGGGGAAGGAATTCCTGATTTGCAGCCTGGTGTATTAGCCAGCCAAGCTATGATTGAGAAAACTCTGACCGAAGACCCTCGGTGGCAAG aTACCAACTTTGTTTTAGCCAATTACAAAACAGATCAGTGCACTAAGCCCCCAAGACTATGCAGACAGGGCTATGCTTGCCCCCACTACCACAACAGTAGAGATCGAAGACGAAATCCACGAAAGTTCAAATATAG GTCAACCCCTTGCCCAAACGTGAAACATGGTGATGAATGGGGAGAGCCCTCAAAGTGTGAAAGTGGAGACAGTTGTCAGTATTGTCACTCTCGCACAGAACAGCAGTTTCACCCTGAG ATCTACAAATCTACCAAATGCAATGATATGCGACAAACTGGATACTGTCCCAGAGGACCTTTTTGTGCATTTGCACATGTAGAAA GAATTCCCTCCACAGAGGAGACCATGAGTTCTTTGCTAACAGCGATACAGTCGAGTTCACAGTCCCAGCTGGGCTCGCAGCAGTATTCAGAGTGTCCAATCAGTGAGTGGAACAGTGGAGGAAACTCCACCACCAGCGCAACCAGTAGCAACGGACAACTAGGAAGT ATTAAGAATAAGGGGCAGGTGGAGCAAAAATTGATGGACCaagaaaaacag ATGCAAAACACTGTGTTCTCTGCGGTAAACCCTTTGGCATCAAGCTTTACCTCCAGTATAACATCCAGCTTGGCCTCTAGTATTGGATCAGATAGTTCTTCACCTACCACCTTATCAACAATGAATGCAAAAGCTACTCCTTTCTACCCAGGGAGCAACACGGTGGAGTCTGTCATAG GATCTGCTCTGGACCTCAATTTTAGTGACATTAATGTTGCATCTCTTGATAAGGAGTTAGAGGAGCAAGACAACAGTATTGGGTTGGCAA GTCAAAGAGTGCTCGTTGGTTCAGCTCCCGTTAACATTCCTGGCTCCCTGGCACGATCATCCTCTTTCAATTCCTCATCATCGCTCTCCACCTCCCCGTTAAGCTCTCTCTCCCAGTCCCTATCTCAGTCCCTCCTGTCAGCCGCAGTGTCACAGCAGAATCAAACTTCAAACATGTTAACCAAACAAGAGCTTGGCCTCCTGGGAACACCCACCTCCTCTTCCCAGAACTCTTTGG GTTTGAATGGAGGAGCCAGCAACATTTGGGACTTTGTCAGTGGCAGCTTTTCACCGAGTCCGTCTCCAGTTTTCAGCAGCCTCACCTCCATAACCAGCAGCGCTGATCTGGCCCGCCTTTTCAGAGAGCTAGACGAGGCCAAGAGGAAGATCAAACAATGGGAGGAGGCCTGGCTTCAGGTCAAACAA GCCTGTGAGGCGTGTCAGAAAGAAGCTCGCGAAGCAAAGGAACAAGCAAAAACAGCAGAGGCAGAGCGGCAGATGGCAGAACAGAAATGGGAGGAAACCGAGCGCAAGCTGAAAGAACTCCACGGGGACTTTGATGTGCTTTGTCGCACCCCTGGAACACCTCTTCTGCGTAGCTATGGAGAGCTGGACAAGCTCCCCTTGTCAAAGCTTCACTCCATCCAGAGTCAGCTGCGTAATGACCTAGACCTTATAGACGGG GTAATATATCAGCTTCAGTCAAAGAAATGTATAGTTTGCCAAAAGCATGATCGTTGCGTTGTCCTGCAGCCTTGCCAACATTATGTACTATGTGAGAACTGTGCACCTAGTAAAACAGAATGTCCCTACTGTAGAACAAAGATATTGAAGTGGTGA
- the gper1 gene encoding G-protein coupled estrogen receptor 1 gives MWPMIQDSATTVSMEVQTTSLVWIYVNRTEQLNSSYEYNTTDLTENSDTYQSYTIGLFLSCLYTILLFPIGFIGNILILVVNLNHREKMTIPDLYFVNLAVADLILVADSLIEVFNLNEKYYDYAVLCTFMSLFLQVNMYSSIFFLTWMSFDRYIALASSISSSPLRTMQHAKLSCGLIWMASILATLLPFTIVQTQHRGEVHFCFANVFEIQWLEVTIGFLVPFSIIGLCYSLIGRILMRAQKHRGLWPRRQKALRMIVVVVLVFFICWLPENVFISIQLLQGTADPSQRIATTLWHDYPLTGHIVNLAAFSNSCLNPIIYSFLGETFRDKLRLFIKQKASWSVVNRFCRHSLDLHLPVRSVVSEV, from the coding sequence ATGTGGCCTATGATTCAAGACAGTGCAACCACAGTCAGTATGGAAGTGCAGACAACCTCTCTGGTCTGGATATACGTGAACAGGACAGAACAACTGAACTCTTCATATGAATACAACACGACGGATCTGACTGAAAACTCAGACACCTACCAGTCTTACACGATTGGTCTCTTCCTATCCTGCCTGTACACCATCCTCCTCTTTCCTATTGGATTTATTGGTAACATCTTAATCCTGGTGGTCAACCTAAACCACAGAGAGAAGATGACCATCCCTGACCTTTATTTCGTTAACCTGGCAGTGGCCGACCTCATCCTGGTGGCGGATTCTCTCATCGAGGTCTTCAATCTGAACGAGAAGTATTACGACTACGCCGTCCTCTGCACCTTCATGTCCCTTTTCCTGCAGGTCAACATGTACAGCAGCATCTTCTTCCTCACGTGGATGAGCTTTGACCGCTACATAGCCTTGGCTAGCTCCATTAGCAGCAGCCCGCTGAGGACTATGCAGCACGCCAAGCTCAGCTGTGGCCTCATCTGGATGGCCTCCATCCTGGCCACGCTGCTCCCCTTCACCATTGTGCAGACCCAGCACAGGGGTGAGGTGCACTTCTGCTTTGCCAATGTCTTTGAGATCCAGTGGCTGGAGGTGACCATTGGCTTTTTGGTGCCCTTCTCCATCATTGGTCTGTGCTACTCTCTGATTGGACGCATCCTCATGAGGGCCCAGAAGCATCGTGGCTTGTGGCCACGGCGGCAGAAAGCCCTGCGCATGATCGTGGTGGTGGTTCTGGTGTTCTTCATCTGCTGGCTGCCAGAGAACGTCTTCATCAgcatccagctgctgcagggcaCAGCTGACCCATCGCAGAGGATTGCTACCACCCTGTGGCATGACTATCCGCTCACAGGCCACATTGTTAACCTGGCAGCTTTCTCCAACAGCTGCCTCAACCCCATTATCTACAGCTTTCTAGGAGAAACCTTCAGAGACAAGCTGCGGCTCTTCATTAAGCAGAAGGCCAGCTGGTCAGTAGTGAACCGCTTCTGCCGCCACAGCCTTGATTTACACCTCCCTGTCAGGAGTGTGGTGTCAGAGGTGTGA